A genome region from Schlesneria paludicola DSM 18645 includes the following:
- the kdpF gene encoding K(+)-transporting ATPase subunit F, translating into MLALAALVTVFLFIYLLAALLRPEWF; encoded by the coding sequence ATGCTCGCTCTCGCTGCGTTAGTCACCGTGTTCTTGTTCATTTATCTTCTGGCGGCGCTGTTGCGCCCCGAATGGTTCTAG
- the kdpA gene encoding potassium-transporting ATPase subunit KdpA: MWTLPILILATTIVLSIPLGRYLAWIIDGRYHAPGWLQWFERRIDTGPQDWKQYTIALMLFNIVMFVFGFAVLQSQAWLPLNPDGRGTLSPTTVFNTVTSFMTNTNLQHYSGDQHLSHFSQIMFIIWNMFVSAAVGFCALAAIIRGLRGDAHMGNYYLDMWRVVVYAFLPLSVVMGILLMAEGQPMTLDGQASIATIESGAMGTAPDGQPNPQMIVRGPVAAVIPIKHLGTNGGGFFGANSAHPYENPSAWSNILSCINILIFPLSLILMYGHMLKQMRHAIVIYSVMTAMFMVLAGWAIYWDAMHPNPALTAHLAQSYEVADPTIPGGKRIINSPAVAGLPVDQELGNLEGKELRFGTSAGATFAAITTAVTCGSVNCMHDSLNPLAGITPLTGMWLNCVYGGKGVGLVNMLVFLIIGVFLAGLMVGRTPEYLGKKVEAREMKLAMLAFLIHPIMVLGPTGLFAVMPWGTGATNNPGAHGFSEILYEFSSASANNGSGFEGLGDTYGYYDNPAPAPYSPFWDIATGLVMLISRYIPIIAPIALAAGLAAKRPTPFTAGTLRTDNVTFGCLLLGTVLLLGALTFLPAAVLGPVAEHLGPIPFGG, encoded by the coding sequence ATGTGGACTCTGCCAATTCTGATTCTTGCGACCACCATTGTCTTATCGATCCCGCTGGGACGATATCTCGCGTGGATCATTGACGGGCGTTATCACGCTCCCGGCTGGCTGCAATGGTTTGAGCGTCGGATCGATACCGGCCCGCAAGACTGGAAGCAGTACACCATCGCGTTGATGCTATTTAACATCGTGATGTTCGTCTTCGGTTTTGCCGTCCTGCAATCGCAGGCATGGTTGCCGTTGAATCCTGACGGTCGCGGTACGCTGAGTCCCACAACCGTTTTCAATACCGTGACATCGTTCATGACGAACACGAATTTGCAGCATTATTCCGGTGACCAGCATTTGTCACACTTCAGCCAGATCATGTTCATCATTTGGAACATGTTCGTCTCGGCGGCGGTAGGCTTCTGCGCACTCGCCGCGATCATCCGCGGGTTACGTGGAGATGCCCACATGGGCAACTACTACTTGGACATGTGGCGCGTGGTCGTCTATGCGTTTCTGCCGCTTAGCGTCGTCATGGGAATCCTGCTGATGGCCGAAGGTCAGCCGATGACTCTCGACGGGCAAGCCTCCATTGCGACGATCGAGTCTGGTGCCATGGGAACGGCCCCTGATGGCCAGCCGAACCCGCAGATGATTGTTCGTGGCCCCGTCGCCGCCGTGATTCCGATCAAACACCTGGGCACGAACGGGGGTGGATTCTTCGGCGCCAACTCGGCTCATCCCTACGAGAACCCCTCGGCATGGTCCAACATCCTGAGCTGTATCAACATTCTGATTTTTCCGCTGTCACTGATTTTGATGTACGGTCACATGCTGAAGCAGATGCGGCACGCCATTGTGATCTATTCTGTCATGACCGCAATGTTCATGGTGTTGGCTGGCTGGGCCATTTACTGGGATGCCATGCACCCGAATCCCGCTCTGACCGCCCACTTGGCCCAGTCGTATGAGGTTGCCGATCCGACGATCCCAGGAGGAAAGCGAATCATCAACAGCCCGGCGGTCGCAGGACTGCCCGTCGATCAGGAACTGGGGAATCTGGAAGGAAAAGAACTTCGATTCGGCACATCGGCTGGGGCAACATTCGCCGCCATCACGACGGCAGTGACCTGCGGTTCCGTCAACTGTATGCACGATAGCCTGAATCCGCTCGCGGGAATCACGCCCCTGACGGGAATGTGGTTGAACTGCGTATATGGCGGAAAAGGCGTCGGCCTGGTCAACATGCTGGTCTTCCTGATCATTGGCGTCTTTCTGGCGGGACTCATGGTCGGACGAACTCCAGAATATCTGGGAAAGAAGGTCGAAGCGCGCGAAATGAAACTGGCGATGCTGGCTTTCCTGATTCATCCGATCATGGTCCTCGGACCGACAGGACTGTTCGCAGTCATGCCATGGGGAACGGGTGCCACCAACAATCCGGGTGCGCATGGTTTCTCGGAAATTCTGTACGAATTCAGTTCGGCTTCGGCGAACAACGGCTCGGGATTTGAGGGCTTGGGAGATACCTATGGTTACTACGACAATCCGGCCCCAGCCCCGTACAGTCCGTTTTGGGATATCGCGACAGGCTTGGTAATGTTGATCAGTCGGTACATCCCCATCATCGCGCCAATCGCCCTCGCCGCGGGTCTCGCAGCCAAGAGGCCGACACCGTTCACCGCAGGAACACTTCGAACAGACAACGTGACATTCGGCTGCCTGCTGCTGGGCACAGTGTTGTTACTCGGAGCGTTGACGTTCCTGCCGGCAGCCGTGTTGGGCCCCGTGGCGGAACATCTGGGACCAATCCCGTTTGGTGGCTAG
- the kdpB gene encoding potassium-transporting ATPase subunit KdpB gives MSNKAIPIAPPPSTPPERVVAEAQKASRRASRRNGLFEPSLLKAAFIQSFAMLRPDIQWKNPVMFVVEVGTVLTVIFTIANLIGYQSQVSTGYLLALDFWLLATVLFANFATALAEARGKAQADTLRKTRRETPAFRLRTSGQLEQVASTELKTGDRVVVEAGQVVPGDGEIVEGVASVDESAITGESAPVVREAGGDRSGVTGGTRVLSDRIVVEITAGAGASFLDRMIALVEGAIRQRTPNEIALSLVLSAFTLIFLIVTASLWPMAHNAELYMQSYLGLPQPLKSLGTDIPTLVALLVCLIPTTIGALLAAIGIAGMDRALRANILAKSGKAVEVAGDIDTLLLDKTGTITIGNRRATQFIPVEGYTAKEVGRLAALASYADQTPEGKSIVELNQHLMGDGAVHRLEAAMSTGARFVPFTAQTRMSGLDLPDGQQIRKGAPDAVLRRIREGQGQVSERVQKQVDEVASRGATPLLVCEGNKLAGIVVLEDILKPGMKDRFERLRRMGLRTVMVTGDNPLTAKAIAEQAGVDDFVAQATPEAKLDYIRREQAAGKLVAMMGDGTNDAPALAQADVGVAMNSGTQAAKEAGNMVDLDSDPTKLLEVVEIGKQLLMTRGALTTFSIANDLAKYFAIVPALFAATLPWLKSIDIMGLHSATSAILSAVIFNAIIIPLLIPIALKGVTYRPVGADALLRRNLLVWGLGGVIVPFIGIKLIDLTLVGLHLAS, from the coding sequence ATGTCTAATAAAGCGATTCCAATTGCCCCACCTCCGAGTACCCCTCCCGAAAGGGTAGTTGCAGAAGCACAGAAGGCGTCACGCCGAGCCAGTCGGCGCAATGGGTTATTCGAACCCAGCTTGCTGAAGGCTGCGTTCATTCAGTCGTTTGCCATGCTGCGTCCCGACATCCAGTGGAAAAACCCCGTGATGTTCGTGGTGGAAGTCGGTACGGTGCTGACCGTCATTTTCACCATTGCGAATCTGATCGGCTATCAGAGCCAGGTCTCGACCGGCTATCTGCTGGCGCTCGACTTCTGGCTGCTTGCGACCGTGCTGTTTGCAAACTTTGCCACAGCCCTCGCAGAAGCACGCGGCAAGGCCCAGGCAGACACCCTGCGCAAAACACGTCGCGAAACGCCCGCCTTTCGTCTGCGTACAAGCGGCCAGCTCGAACAAGTCGCCTCGACGGAACTCAAGACCGGCGACCGTGTCGTTGTCGAAGCCGGTCAAGTTGTGCCTGGCGATGGTGAAATCGTGGAAGGCGTCGCGTCGGTGGACGAATCGGCAATCACCGGCGAGTCGGCGCCTGTCGTCCGCGAAGCAGGGGGCGACCGTTCTGGTGTGACCGGGGGGACACGCGTGCTCTCTGACCGAATCGTCGTCGAGATCACTGCAGGAGCCGGCGCGTCATTTCTCGATCGCATGATCGCATTGGTCGAAGGTGCCATCCGGCAGCGGACACCAAATGAGATTGCCTTGTCACTCGTTCTTTCGGCGTTCACGCTGATCTTTCTGATTGTCACCGCCTCGTTGTGGCCCATGGCCCACAATGCGGAACTCTACATGCAGTCCTACTTGGGTCTCCCACAGCCCCTGAAAAGTCTAGGAACGGATATTCCGACACTGGTCGCCTTGCTCGTGTGTCTGATCCCGACCACGATCGGTGCTTTGCTGGCGGCGATTGGAATCGCCGGGATGGACCGCGCTCTTCGAGCCAACATCCTCGCCAAGAGTGGAAAAGCCGTGGAAGTGGCGGGTGATATCGACACCCTGCTGTTGGACAAAACCGGAACGATCACAATTGGGAATCGCCGCGCAACACAGTTTATTCCGGTGGAGGGTTACACCGCGAAGGAAGTCGGTCGCCTGGCGGCACTAGCCTCGTATGCCGACCAGACCCCAGAAGGAAAGAGCATTGTCGAACTGAATCAGCATTTGATGGGCGACGGTGCCGTCCACCGCCTCGAAGCCGCCATGTCCACCGGCGCTCGTTTCGTGCCTTTCACTGCACAGACTCGAATGAGCGGATTGGATCTGCCCGACGGACAACAGATCCGCAAGGGAGCCCCCGATGCAGTGCTGCGCCGCATCAGAGAAGGGCAGGGCCAGGTGTCAGAGCGCGTGCAGAAGCAAGTTGACGAAGTGGCTTCACGCGGTGCAACTCCGCTGCTCGTGTGCGAAGGAAACAAGCTGGCCGGCATCGTCGTGCTCGAAGATATTCTTAAACCGGGCATGAAGGACCGGTTCGAACGATTGCGCCGCATGGGACTTCGAACCGTGATGGTCACAGGCGACAACCCTCTGACCGCCAAAGCGATCGCAGAACAGGCGGGCGTCGATGACTTCGTGGCACAGGCAACCCCCGAAGCCAAGCTCGATTATATCCGCCGGGAACAGGCCGCTGGAAAACTGGTGGCCATGATGGGAGATGGAACAAACGATGCACCGGCGCTGGCTCAGGCCGATGTCGGGGTGGCGATGAACTCCGGGACGCAGGCCGCAAAAGAAGCCGGCAACATGGTCGACCTGGACAGCGATCCCACAAAATTGCTGGAGGTTGTCGAGATCGGCAAGCAATTGCTGATGACTCGTGGTGCGCTCACGACATTCTCGATCGCCAATGACCTGGCGAAGTACTTCGCAATTGTCCCAGCACTGTTCGCCGCGACTCTGCCTTGGTTGAAAAGCATCGACATTATGGGATTGCATTCAGCGACGTCGGCGATTCTGTCGGCCGTCATCTTCAATGCGATCATCATTCCGCTGCTGATCCCCATCGCACTGAAGGGTGTGACATATCGCCCCGTCGGGGCCGATGCCCTACTGCGAAGAAACTTGCTGGTGTGGGGCCTCGGTGGCGTTATCGTTCCGTTTATCGGCATCAAATTGATCGACCTGACACTTGTCGGCCTACATCTTGCATCGTAA